A genome region from Triticum aestivum cultivar Chinese Spring chromosome 2B, IWGSC CS RefSeq v2.1, whole genome shotgun sequence includes the following:
- the LOC123043514 gene encoding uncharacterized protein, with the protein MMECNREEASMAREIAVKKLEDKDFAGARKIALKAQMLFPELENISQLLSVCTVHCAAEARVNGEPDWYAILQVEATTDHANIRKQYLRLAFSLHPDKNCFPGAEAAFKLVAEAHSILCDQTKRSHYDIRRQYASRKVPKQATQQQKKSGTSKCDVPGYELTFWTICGHCQMRYQYHNHVLNTLIRCLNCENNFFAYKYNLQEQYVPTSSSVPTNSQVPTKTFPSQQGRRVKLSSAQETTGPNPRMNAAQCDGYMKGYSRPTMGEKASQSRTTSGQSQFSAMNQEKPAVPTANEHMGGWSIPDPPDPSIIGRPKSGRADASAASNAMNVPSQSRTTSGQSQSSAMSQEKPAVPTANEHMGGWSIPNPPDPSIIDRPKSGRADASAASNAMNVPGPAKLSSTSVNTYAKIRINVAERDIKGHDNPSGEKEANESYTTKGKVKIPAKTESKSSAQTVNMKTGVFDRKNSGIEDVSTVLNAAGSPTLRRSARRTQDADGSSSLSYNSKKKRRKNTFPANADLNGKQIFDDNVTNADRQSVPSDVSGKVDIQEEAKTPDIGDQDNIRAEVTDTVGQSQPCYSVKLSFPDADFFDFEKLRDASLFATGQIWALYDNLDGMPRYYARIKSLDASNFKVHLTWLERIAMNEAEEKWSDEELPVACGSFSLGTTEISQDRLMFSHIVSWTKGKRRKYEVHPSKGEVWALYKGWNMQWGSDADNHRSYEYEVVEVLSDFSVSAGVTVVPLVRIEGFVCLFATVKEKSEIVVAPSELLRFSHSVPFYRTNGNEKVGVPGGFLELDTACLPIDLDAAFPCVSLHSYMSPGKKEGSTSIDLSTGSASSRGKHEHISSEPKTSLQKNPNGPNALGDFSEQNSPSLVYTYPDSEFYNFEECRSCEKFERGQIWALYSDVDNFPKFYGWVSKVELEPFKVYLTWLEACPQAEQEKQWLEQDIPVSCGKFKIRNWTTMYETNDTFSHLVCTGHDPKQQIEIFPQVGEIWVIYMDWTPDWTPSSPHACGFGIGEIIERTEASTKVSLLTQVNGYTAVFKPGKRKRVVEIPTRHNLKFSHRVPSFCLTEENGGKLSGFYELDSASVPDVFLYKHA; encoded by the coding sequence TTCGCTGGTGCCCGAAAGATTGCACTTAAAGCTCAGATGCTATTTCCAGAGCTTGAAAATATATCTCAGCTGTTAAGTGTTTGCACTGTACACTGTGCAGCAGAGGCAAGGGTGAATGGAGAGCCGGACTGGTATGCAATCCTTCAAGTGGAGGCAACAACAGATCATGCTAACATAAGAAAGCAATACCTCAGGCTTGCCTTTTCACTCCATCCCGATAAAAACTGTTTTCCTGGTGCTGAAGCTGCTTTCAAGTTGGTTGCTGAAGCTCATTCAATATTGTGTGATCAAACAAAGCGATCTCATTATGATATCAGAAGGCAGTATGCTTCCAGAAAAGTGCCGAAGCAAGCTACACAGCAACAAAAGAAGAGTGGCACAAGCAAATGCGATGTACCTGGGTATGAACTGACTTTTTGGACCATATGTGGTCATTGTCAGATGCGATATCAGTATCACAATCATGTCCTAAACACTCTGATCCGCTGTCTGAACTGCGAAAATAATTTCTTTGCATACAAGTACAACTTGCAAGAACAGTATGTGCCGACTTCATCAAGTGTACCCACTAATTCTCAAGTTCCAACAAAGACGTTTCCAAGTCAACAAGGCCGCCGTGTGAAGCTTTCTTCTGCACAGGAAACCACAGGTCCGAATCCAAGGATGAACGCGGCCCAGTGTGACGGTTACATGAAAGGGTATAGCAGGCCAACCATGGGCGAGAAAGCTAGTCAGTCAAGAACGACAAGTGGGCAAAGTCAATTTTCAGCAATGAATCAAGAAAAACCTGCTGTACCAACTGCAAATGAACATATGGGTGGATGGTCAATACCAGATCCTCCTGATCCAAGCATCATTGGCAGACCAAAGTCAGGTAGAGCAGATGCATCTGCAGCTTCAAATGCTATGAATGTCCCTAGTCAGTCAAGAACGACAAGCGGGCAAAGTCAATCTTCAGCAATGAGTCAAGAAAAACCTGCTGTACCGACTGCAAATGAACATATGGGTGGATGGTCAATACCAAATCCTCCTGATCCAAGCATCATTGACAGACCAAAGTCAGGTAGAGCAGATGCATCTGCAGCTTCAAATGCGATGAATGTCCCTGGTCCTGCGAAGCTTTCATCTACAAGTGTAAACACATATGCCAAAATAAGGATAAATGTGGCAGAACGCGATATAAAAGGGCATGACAACCCTAGTGGTGAGAAGGAAGCTAACGAGTCGTATACTACAAAGGGGAAAGTTAAAATTCCAGCAAAGACTGAAAGTAAATCTTCTGCCCAAACTGTAAACATGAAGACAGGTGTTTTTGACAGAAAGAACTCGGGTATAGAGGATGTATCTACAGTGTTAAATGCTGCAGGATCCCCCACTCTCCGGAGATCAGCTAGGAGGACACAAGATGCTGATGGCAGTAGTAGCCTCAGCTATAATAGCAAAAAGAAGCGAAGAAAGAATACTTTTCCAGCGAATGCTGACTTGAATGGGAAGCAAATATTTGATGATAATGTCACTAACGCTGACAGGCAATCTGTTCCATCTGACGTGTCTGGCAAAGTAGACATCCAAGAGGAAGCTAAAACTCCAGATATAGGTGATCAGGACAATATCAGGGCAGAAGTTACAGATACTGTTGGTCAGAGTCAACCTTGCTATTCTGTGAAGCTTTCTTTCCCTGACGCAGATTTTTTCGATTTTGAGAAGTTGAGGGATGCTAGTCTGTTTGCAACTGGTCAGATCTGGGCCCTTTATGATAACCTTGATGGCATGCCAAGATATTATGCTAGAATAAAAAGTTTGGATGCGTCCAACTTTAAAGTTCATCTCACTTGGCTGGAGCGCATTGCAATGAATGAAGCAGAGGAGAAATGGTCCGATGAAGAACTGCCCGTTGCTTGTGGAAGCTTTAGCTTAGGAACAACAGAGATATCACAAGACAGACTCATGTTTTCGCATATTGTTTCATGGACAAAAGGCAAACGAAGGAAATATGAAGTACATCCCAGTAAGGGTGAGGTCTGGGCTCTTTATAAGGGATGGAACATGCAGTGGGGATCAGATGCAGATAATCATAGATCCTATGAATATGAAGTCGTGGAAGTCCTGTCAGATTTCTCAGTTAGTGCTGGCGTTACTGTTGTCCCATTGGTCAGGATTGAAGGCTTTGTCTGTTTATTTGCGACAGTTAAGGAGAAATCTGAAATTGTGGTAGCACCAAGTGAGCTACTTCGTTTTTCTCACAGTGTTCCGTTTTATAGGACAAATGGGAATGAGAAAGTTGGTGTCCCTGGAGGTTTTCTGGAACTTGACACTGCATGTCTCCCCATTGACCTGGATGCAGCGTTTCCTTGTGTTTCTCTTCACTCCTACATGTCCCCTGGCAAGAAAGAGGGCAGCACATCCATTGATTTGAGCACTGGCAGTGCAAGCAGTAGAggaaaacatgaacatatttcttcTGAACCAAAGACATCCTTGCAGAAAAATCCCAATGGTCCTAATGCTTTAGGTGACTTCTCTGAGCAAAATAGTCCCTCCTTAGTTTATACATATCCTGATTCTGAATTCTATAACTTCGAAGAATGCCGCTCATGTGAGAAGTTTGAACGTGGACAAATATGGGCTTTATACAGTGATGTTGACAACTTTCCTAAGTTCTATGGCTGGGTAAGCAAAGTCGAGCTAGAGCCTTTCAAAGTTTATTTGACCTGGCTTGAAGCTTGTCCCCAAGCGGAGCAGGAGAAACAGTGGTTGGAGCAGGATATACCTGTCAGCTGTGGTAAATTTAAAATTCGAAACTGGACAACCATGTACGAAACAAATGATACTTTCTCTCATTTAGTATGCACCGGACATGACCCAAAGCAGCAGATTGAAATTTTTCCGCAAGTAGGTGAGATTTGGGTCATCTACATGGACTGGACACCTGACTGGACTCCCTCGAGCCCTCATGCTTGTGGATTTGGGATCGGTGAGATCATCGAGCGCACTGAAGCTAGCACAAAAGTTTCTCTTCTTACTCAAGTCAATGGTTACACAGCGGTGTTCAAGCCTGGCAAGCGAAAGAGAGTTGTGGAGATACCTACAAGGCACAATCTGAAGTTCTCTCACCGGGTGCCCTCGTTCTGTCTGACGGAAGAAAATGGCGGCAAGCTCAGCGGCTTCTATGAGCTGGATTCAGCCTCTGTTCCAGATGTCTTCCTTTACAAGCATGCCTGA